Proteins co-encoded in one Deinococcus betulae genomic window:
- a CDS encoding ParB/RepB/Spo0J family partition protein — translation MSKKSSLGRGLDALLGKPVPEQKDAAPTVQTLPTDRIVQAAYQPRQVFAPEALAELAQSIRDKGVLQPLLVRPRDDHFEIVAGERRWRASQLAGLTELPVIIRDLGDREALEIAIVENLQREDLGPLEEARAYQALQGQGLNQESVAQAVGKSRSAVSNALRLLTLPEAALRALDAGHISAGHARAILAQPENDRPWALEQITARSLSVRDAEALKREARVQTPVKVNPPRAFRQLELDLSRRTGTRVRITGEDKGKVELSYGSREELDRVLDLLGYAAED, via the coding sequence GTGTCGAAAAAATCTAGCCTGGGCCGTGGCCTGGACGCCCTGCTGGGCAAACCGGTCCCCGAGCAGAAAGACGCGGCGCCCACTGTGCAGACCCTGCCCACCGACCGAATTGTGCAGGCGGCCTACCAGCCCCGGCAGGTCTTTGCCCCAGAAGCGCTGGCCGAGCTGGCCCAGAGCATCCGCGACAAGGGCGTGCTGCAACCCCTCCTGGTGCGCCCGCGCGACGACCACTTCGAAATTGTGGCGGGCGAACGCCGCTGGCGGGCCAGTCAGCTGGCCGGGTTGACCGAGCTGCCCGTCATCATCCGGGACCTGGGGGACCGCGAGGCGCTGGAAATCGCCATCGTGGAGAACCTGCAGCGCGAGGACCTGGGCCCACTGGAAGAGGCGCGGGCCTATCAGGCGCTTCAGGGGCAGGGCCTGAACCAGGAAAGCGTGGCGCAGGCGGTCGGCAAGAGCCGCAGCGCGGTGTCCAATGCGCTGCGGCTGCTGACCCTGCCGGAAGCGGCCCTGCGCGCACTGGACGCCGGCCACATCAGCGCCGGGCACGCCCGCGCGATTCTGGCCCAGCCGGAGAACGACCGGCCCTGGGCGCTGGAGCAGATCACGGCGCGCAGTCTCAGCGTGCGGGACGCCGAGGCCCTGAAGCGCGAAGCCCGCGTTCAGACCCCAGTCAAGGTGAATCCGCCGCGCGCCTTCCGGCAGCTGGAACTGGACCTTAGCCGCCGCACCGGCACCCGCGTGCGCATCACTGGCGAGGATAAAGGGAAGGTTGAACTCAGTTACGGCTCCCGCGAGGAATTAGACCGGGTGCTGGACCTGCTGGGGTACGCTGCCGAGGACTAG